Proteins co-encoded in one Astyanax mexicanus isolate ESR-SI-001 chromosome 1, AstMex3_surface, whole genome shotgun sequence genomic window:
- the myh6 gene encoding myosin-6 yields the protein MGDALMAEFGKAAPFLRKSDKERLEAQTRPFDIKTECFVVDEKVEYVKGQIVSKDAGKVTVKTEDGRTVTAKEGDVHPQNPPKFDKIEDMAMFTFLHEPAVLFNLKERYAAWMIYTYSGLFCVTVNPYKWLPVYDSEVVAAYRGKKRTEAPPHIFSISDNAYQYMLTDRENQSVLITGESGAGKTVNTKRVIQYFASIAAAGGSAKKDANKGTLEDQIIQANPALEAFGNAKTVRNDNSSRFGKFIRIHFGTSGKLSSADIETYLLEKSRVTFQLKSERNYHIFFQILSNAKPELLDMLLITNNPYDYSYISQGEVTVASINDSEELLATDSAFDVLGFTPDEKIGVYKLTGAIMHYGNMKFKQKQREEQAEPDGSEAADKSAYLMGLNSADLLKGLCHPRVKVGNEYVTKGQGVDQVYYSLGALAKSVYEKMFNWMVVRINQSLDTKQHRQYFIGVLDIAGFEIFDFNTFEQLCINFTNEKLQQFFNHHMFVLEQEEYKKEGIDWEFIDFGMDLQACIDLIEKPLGIMSILEEECMFPKASDQTFKAKLYDNHLGKSNMFQKPRAAKGKAEAHFALVHYAGTVDYNISGWLVKNKDPLNETVVGLYQKSSLKLLSLLFSSYAGAEGGEKSGGKGAKKKGSSFQTVSALHRENLNKLMTNLRTTHPHFVRCLIPNESKTPGIMDNCIVMHQLRCNGVLEGIRICRKGFPNRVLYGDFKQRYRILNASAIPEGQFIENKKSAEKLLGSLDIDHTQYRFGHTKVFFKAGLLGTLEEMRDEQLARIITRIQANARALLMRAEYLKLVERRDALMVIQWNLRSFLSVKNWPWMKMFFKIKPLLKSAESEKEMANMKEEFNKLKEALDKSDSRRKELEEKMVTILQEKNDLLLQLQSEQDTLTDAEERCEQLIKSKIQLEAKVKELTERIEDEEEMNADLTAKKRKLEDECSELKKDIDDLELTLAKVEKEKHATENKVKNLTEEMASQDEIIMKLTKEKKALQEAHQQTLDDLQSEEDKANTLTKAKVKLEQQVDDLEGSLEQEKKVRMDLERAKRKLEGDLKLTQENIMDLENDKQQQEEKLKKKDFEICQLNGKIEDEQMIGIQLQKKLKESQARIEELEEELDAERAARAKVEKQRSDLSRELEDISERLEEAGGATSAQVELNKKRETEFQKLRRDLEESTLQHEATSAALRKKHADSVSELGEQIDNLQRVKQKLEKEKTELKLELDDLASNMESIVKAKVNLEKMCRSMEDQMNEHRSKAEEAQRALSDFSTQKAKLLTENGELGRQLEEKECLISQLTRGKTSYTQQLEDLRRQLEEEVKAKNALAHAVQSSRHDCDLLREQIEEEQEAKTELQRALSKANTEVATWRAKYETDGIQRTEELEEAKKKLVQRLQEAEEAVEAVNAKCSSLEKTKHRLQNEIEDLMLDLERSNAASASLDKKQRGFDKVMAEWKQKYEESQCELEASQKEARNLSTELFKLKNAYEECLDQLETMKRENKNLQEEISDMTDQLGEGGKSVHELEKLRKQLEQEKAELQSALEEAEASVEHEESKTLRSQLEFNQMKADIERKLSEKDEEMEQAKRNYQRMVESLQTSLEAETRSRNEALRVKKKMEGDLNEMEIQLSQANRQAADAQKQLKMVQSFLKDAQLQLDDSSHSNDDLKENMALSERRNNLLQAELEELRGLLEQTERGRKLAEQELTDATERIQLLHSQNTCLINQKKKQEADLLQLQNEMEDLVQESRNAEEKAKKAITDAAMMAEELKKEQDTSAHLERMKKNMEQTIKDLQHRLDEAEQIAMKGGKKQLQKLEARIRDLENELEAEQKRGTESIKAVRKYERRIKELTYQTEEDRKNMTRIQDLVDKLQLKVKAYKRSAEEAEEQANVNLAKLRKLQHELEEAEERADIAESQVNKLRAKTRDGVPGKKSQDE from the coding sequence ATGGGTGACGCTCTTATGGCAGAATTTGGAAAAGCAGCTCCCTTCTTGAGGAAGTCAGACAAAGAACGACTCGAAGCTCAAACTAGACCATTTGACATCAAGACGGAATGCTTTGTTGTGGATGAAAAAGTGGAGTATGTCAAGGGGCAAATTGTCAGCAAGGATGCAGGAAAGGTGACCGTTAAGACAGAAGATGGGAGGACGGTCACGGCCAAAGAGGGGGATGTCCATCCCCAGAACCCACCTAAATTTGATAAAATTGAAGATATGGCCATGTTCACTTTTCTTCATGAGCCTGCCGTGCTGTTCAACCTCAAAGAGCGTTATGCAGCCTGGATGATCTACACTTACTCAGGGCTGTTTTGTGTAACAGTCAATCCTTACAAATGGCTGCCTGTGTATGATTCAGAGGTAGTGGCTGCTTACAGAGGTAAGAAGAGAACAGAAGCCCCTCCTCATATCTTCTCCATCTCAGACAATGCATATCAGTATATGCTAACTGACAGGGAGAACCAGTCAGTCCTCATCACTGGAGAATCTGGTGCTGGGAAGACTGTTAACACCAAGAGAGTTATCCAGTATTTTGCAAGTATTGCAGCTGCTGGAGGATCTGCCAAGAAGGACGCAAACAAGGGCACCCTGGAGGATCAAATCATCCAGGCAAATCCTGCACTTGAGGCCTTTGGCAACGCCAAAACAGTAAGAAATGACAACTCCTCTCGTTTTGGAAAGTTTATCCGCATTCATTTTGGAACAAGTGGCAAACTTTCTTCAGCTGACATCGAAACATATCTGCTGGAAAAGTCCCGAGTTACCTTTCAGCTAAAATCAGAAAGAAACTACCACATCTTCTTTCAGATCTTATCCAATGCCAAGCCAGAGCTGCTGGATATGCTTCTGATTACAAACAATCCCTACGATTACTCTTACATCTCCCAAGGAGAAGTAACTGTTGCAAGTATCAATGACAGCGAGGAGTTGTTAGCCACTGACAGTGCCTTTGATGTGCTTGGTTTCACCCCAGATGAGAAGATAGGAGTGTACAAATTGACTGGTGCCATCATGCATTATGGGAACATGAAGTTCAAGCAAAAGCAGCGTGAGGAACAGGCTGAACCTGATGGTAGCGAAGCTGCTGATAAATCTGCCTACCTAATGGGGCTAAACAGTGCAGATCTCCTGAAGGGACTCTGCCATCCGAGGGTCAAGGTAGGAAATGAATATGTCACAAAAGGTCAAGGTGTGGATCAAGTATACTACTCACTTGGTGCACTGGCTAAGTCAGTGTATGAGAAGATGTTCAATTGGATGGTGGTGCGAATCAACCAGTCCCTAGACACAAAGCAACATCGACAATATTTCATTGGAGTGCTAGATATTGCTGGATTTGAGATCTTTGATTTCAACACATTTGAGCAGCTCTGCATTAATTTCACCAATGAAAAACTGCAACAGTTTTTCAATCACCACATGTTTGTCTTGGAACAAGAAGAGTACAAGAAGGAAGGAATAGACTGGGAGTTCATTGACTTTGGAATGGATCTGCAAGCTTGCATTGATCTGATTGAGAAGCCCCTTGGAATTATGTCTATTCTGGAGGAGGAATGCATGTTTCCAAAGGCGAGTGATCAGACCTTCAAAGCGAAACTATATGATAATCATCTTGGCAAGTCCAACATGTTCCAGAAGCCTCGTGCAGCCAAAGGCAAAGCAGAGGCACACTTTGCATTGGTTCACTATGCTGGCACTGTTGATTACAACATTTCAGGCTGGCTTGTGAAGAACAAAGATCCACTGAATGAAACAGTAGTTGGGCTGTATCAAAAGTCCTCTCTCAAGCTTCTAAGCCTTCTCTTCTCAAGCTATGCAGGAGCAGAGGGAGGTGAAAAGTCCGGTGGGAAAGGAGCCAAAAAGAAGGGTTCATCCTTTCAGACTGTGTCTGCCCTGCACagagaaaatctaaataaactgATGACCAATCTCCGAACAACTCACCCACATTTTGTTCGCTGTTTGATTCCAAATGAGAGCAAAACTCCTGGAATCATGGACAACTGCATTGTGATGCACCAGCTTCGCTGTAATGGTGTGCTGGAGGGTATCAGAATTTGCAGGAAAGGTTTTCCAAACAGGGTGCTCTATGGAGACTTTAAACAGAGGTACAGAATTCTCAATGCATCTGCTATCCCAGAAGGCCAGTTCATTGAAAACAAGAAAAGTGCTGAGAAACTCCTGGGATCACTTGACATTGATCATACACAGTACAGGTTTGGCCACACAAAGGTCTTTTTCAAAGCAGGTCTGCTGGGTACCCTAGAGGAGATGCGAGATGAGCAACTTGCTCGCATCATTACAAGGATACAAGCTAATGCTCGAGCTCTGCTAATGAGAGCAGAATATCTGAAGCTTGTTGAACGGAGGGATGCCTTAATGGTCATTCAGTGGAACCTTCGCTCCTTCCTGAGTGTTAAAAACTGGCCATGGATGAAAATGTTCTTCAAAATAAAGCCCCTTCTCAAGAGTGCAGAGTCTGAGAAAGAGATGGCAAACATGAAGGAagaatttaataagttaaaagAAGCGCTTGATAAATCTGACAGCAGAAGGAAAGAGTTGGAGGAGAAAATGGTCACAATTCTTCAAGAAAAGAACGATTTACTTCTCCAGCTGCAATCAGAGCAAGATACACTGACAGATGCTGAGGAACGATGTGAGCAGTTGATTAAAAGCAAGATTCAACTGGAGGCTAAAGTAAAAGAACTAACTGAGCGGATTGAAGATGAAGAAGAGATGAATGCAGACCTCACAGCCAAAAAGCGAAAGTTGGAGGATGAATGCTCTGAGCTTAAGAAAGACATAGATGACCTTGAGCTTACTCTGGCCAAGGTTGAAAAAGAAAAGCATGCCACTGAGAACAAAGTAAAGAACCTCACTGAGGAAATGGCCTCCCAGGATGAGATCATAATGAAGCTCACAAAGGAGAAAAAAGCTCTACAGGAGGCTCACCAACAGACACTGGATGACCTGCAGAGTGAAGAGGATAAAGCTAATACCTTGACAAAAGCCAAAGTTAAGCTTGAGCAGCAAGTTGATGACCTAGAGGGCTCCcttgaacaagaaaaaaaagttagGATGGATCTTGAACGTGCTAAAAGAAAACTAGAAGGAGACCTAAAACTTACTCAAGAAAATATAATGGATTTGGAGAACGACAAACAGCAACAAGAAGAGAAACTAAAGAAGAAAGACTTTGAAATATGCCAGCTAAATGGAAAAATTGAGGATGAGCAGATGATAGGAATTCAActacaaaaaaagttaaaagaaagCCAAGCTCGTATCGAGGAACTGGAGGAAGAGCTGGATGCTGAGCGTGCAGCTCGTGCAAAAGTGGAGAAGCAGCGATCCGATCTCTCGCGAGAACTAGAAGACATTAGTGAGCGCCTTGAGGAGGCAGGTGGAGCCACATCTGCTCAAGTGGAACTTAACAAGAAAAGGGAGACTGAGTTTCAGAAGCTGCGCCGGGATCTTGAGGAATCTACCCTTCAGCACGAGGCCACTTCCGCTGCTCTCCGAAAGAAGCATGCTGATTCAGTGTCTGAACTTGGGGAACAAATTGACAACCTGCAGCGTGTTAAGCAAAAGCTAGAGAAAGAGAAGACAGAACTGAAGTTGGAGCTGGATGACCTGGCCTCAAACATGGAGAGTATTGTAAAAGCCAAGGTCAACCTTGAAAAAATGTGCCGTTCAATGGAAGATCAAATGAATGAGCATCGGTCTAAAGCTGAAGAGGCCCAGAGAGCTCTTAGTGACTTCTCAACCCAAAAAGCCAAGCTGCTGACTGAAAACGGTGAACTTGGACGGCAGTTGGAGGAGAAAGAGTGCTTGATCTCTCAACTTACAAGAGGTAAGACCTCTTATACCCAACAGCTAGAGGACCTGAGAAGACAACTTGAGGAAGAAGTGAAAGCAAAGAATGCCTTAGCTCATGCTGTACAGTCTTCTCGTCATGACTGTGACTTGCTGAGAGAGCAGATAGAGGAAGAACAGGAGGCTAAGACAGAGCTCCAGCGGGCACTATCAAAGGCAAATACCGAAGTTGCAACATGGAGAGCGAAGTATGAAACTGATGGGATTCAGAGAACAGAAGAACTAGAGGAGGCTAAAAAGAAACTTGTCCAAAGGCTACAAGAGGCGGAAGAGGCAGTAGAAGCAGTGAACGCAAAGTGTTCCTCTCTTGAAAAAACTAAGCATCGACTGCAAAATGAGATTGAAGATCTTATGTTGGATCTTGAGCGCTCAAATGCAGCCTCTGCTTCTTTGGACAAGAAACAGCGTGGCTTTGACAAAGTCATGGCAGAGTGGAAGCAGAAGTATGAGGAGTCACAGTGTGAACTGGAGGCATCCCAGAAGGAAGCACGGAACCTGAGTACTGAACTATTCAAACTGAAGAATGCTTATGAGGAATGTCTTGATCAACTTGAGACCATGAAAAGGGAGAACAAGAACCTGCAAGAGGAGATATCAGACATGACAGATCAGCTTGGGGAAGGCGGTAAGAGTGTACATGAGCTTGAGAAACTTAGAAAACAACTTGAACAAGAGAAAGCAGAGTTGCAATCAGCACTGGAGGAAGCAGAGGCCTCTGTAGAGCATGAAGAAAGCAAGACCCTGCGATCCCAACTTGAGTTCAATCAAATGAAGGCAGACATTGAACGAAAGCTGTCTGAGAAGGACGAAGAGATGGAGCAGGCAAAGAGAAATTACCAACGAATGGTGGAATCCTTACAGACTTCTCTTGAGGCAGAAACAAGAAGCCGAAATGAGGCATTAAGAGTCAAGAAAAAGATGGAGGGAGACCTCAATGAAATGGAAATACAACTAAGTCAAGCCAACAGACAGGCGGCTGATGCCCAGAAACAACTGAAGATGGTCCAGTCATTCCTGAAGGATGCTCAGCTTCAACTGGATGATTCTTCTCATTCTAATGACGATCTCAAAGAGAACATGGCCCTTTCAGAACGCAGAAATAACCTTCTTCAAGCAGAGCTCGAGGAACTTAGGGGATTGCTGGAGCAAACCGAGAGAGGGCGTAAACTAGCCGAGCAAGAGCTTACAGATGCAACCGAAAGGATTCAGCTACTGCATTCCCAAAACACTTGCCTTATCAATCAAAAGAAAAAGCAAGAGGCTGATTTGCTACAGCTCCAAAATGAGATGGAAGACCTGGTACAAGAGAGTCGCAATGCTGAAGAGAAGGCAAAAAAAGCCATAACTGATGCAGCTATGATGGCTGAGGAGTTGAAGAAAGAGCAAGACACCAGTGCCCATCTTGAGAGAATGAAAAAGAACATGGAGCAGACCATTAAAGACTTGCAACACAGACTGGATGAGGCTGAACAAATAGCTATGAAGGGTGGTAAGAAACAGCTCCAGAAGCTAGAGGCCCGCATACGTGACCTTGAGAATGAGTTGGAAGCAGAACAAAAACGAGGCACAGAGTCCATTAAAGCAGTTCGCAAGTATGAGCGCCGCATTAAGGAACTCACCTATCAGACAGAAGAGGATCGCAAGAACATGACAAGAATCCAGGATTTGGTGGACAAGCTACAGCTGAAAGTGAAGGCATACAAGCGCTCTGCTGAGGAAGCTGAAGAACAAGCTAATGTCAACCTGGCCAAGCTACGAAAACTACAGCACGAGCTGGAAGAGGCAGAGGAGCGTGCAGATATTGCAGAATCCCAGGTGAACAAGCTGCGTGCCAAGACTAGGGATGGTGTGCCTGGCAAAAAATCCCAGGATGAGTAA
- the slc25a29 gene encoding mitochondrial basic amino acids transporter — MDFLAGCIGGAAGVLVGHPFDTVKVRLQVQSADKPLYKGTIHCFQSIIRQESLLGLYKGIGSPMMGLTFINAIVFGVQGNTMRLLGKDTPLNQFLAGAAAGSIQSVICCPMELAKTRMQMQGTGEKKSSTRKVYKNSLDCLARIYQREGLRGINRGMVTTLIRETPGFGVYFLAYDVLTRSLGCEPEDPYMIPKLLFAGGMSGIASWLSTYPVDVIKSRLQADGVGGKYQYSSIMDCTRKSIEREGLRVFTRGLTSTLLRAFPVNAATFATVTLFLMYVRQDEEPKDCEPAPQHHTALQQQAQPSSL, encoded by the exons ATGGACTTCCTTGCTGGCTGCATAGGAG GTGCTGCTGGGGTCCTAGTGGGACATCCATTTGACACTGTAAAG GTCAGACTCCAAGTGCAGAGTGCAGACAAGCCTCTCTACAAGGGAACCATACACTGTTTCCAGTCTATTATACGTCAGGAATCA CTGCTGGGGCTTTACAAAGGCATTGGTTCTCCTATGATGGGCCTCACTTTCATCAATGCCATTGTCTTTGGTGTGCAAGGAAACACCATGCGTCTGCTGGGCAAAGACACACCGCTGAACCAGTTCCTGGCAGGAGCAGCTGCTGGGTCTATCCAAAGCGTCATTTGCTGTCCCATGGAGCTGGCCAAGACACGCATGCAGATGCAAGGTACTGGTGAGAAGAAGTCATCGACTCGCAAGGTCTACAAAAACTCCCTGGATTGCCTGGCTCGCATATACCAGCGCGAGGGTCTGAGAGGCATCAACAGGGGCATGGTCACCACCCTCATCCGTGAGACCCCAGGCTTTGGAGTGTACTTTCTCGCTTATGATGTGCTCACACGCTCACTAGGCTGCGAGCCAGAGGACCCCTACATGATCCCTAAACTACTGTTTGCTGGCGGCATGTCGGGCATCGCTTCGTGGCTTTCCACATACCCTGTTGACGTGATTAAGTCTCGACTGCAGGCAGATGGGGTTGGGGGCAAGTACCAGTACAGCAGTATTATGGATTGCACACGGAAGAGCATAGAGCGGGAGGGCTTGCGAGTGTTCACGCGTGGCCTGACATCCACTCTGCTCCGAGCATTCCCTGTGAACGCAGCCACTTTTGCTACCGTTACACTGTTTCTCATGTATGTACGTCAAGATGAGGAGCCTAAAGACTGTGAACCTGCTCCTCAACACCATACTGCGTTACAGCAGCAAGCACAGCCGTCCAGCCTGTGA